The proteins below are encoded in one region of Nilaparvata lugens isolate BPH chromosome X, ASM1435652v1, whole genome shotgun sequence:
- the LOC111045141 gene encoding uncharacterized protein LOC111045141 produces MSAEKIEKNVVDDFQGMGKRSMEIMEKIEEETHNEVADADNSSQLATIEVQQDQVISPKVIIKEHEDPITQSEQNEIESAAESQSTISTIYNSATQLQSAFKMQHNILMFDSGNDTESSLKKEESVWEDIPLDDDDRIEAERSSLVEAAPVISKPSHNFVLRIILPYYFRIIHALNTFMSVGENGTPQNELTGYDSTGPSTSNMNRFCSVTVGDGQLGDLGRQGDDRQQSTIVSISDDALQGPTLLQGPIFSWIPEVCHSLCLYAFTKPDGGNIESRCVDMAINVLALILAGKIVVIIMCIMILFHQAMKEAGH; encoded by the coding sequence ATGTCtgctgaaaaaattgaaaagaacgttGTAGACGACTTCCAGGGAATGGGAAAGAGGAGCATGGAAATTATGGAGAAAATCGAGGAGGAGACCCACAACGAGGTGGCAGATGCTGACAATAGCAGCCAGTTGGCGACTATTGAGGTACAACAAGATCAAGTCATCTCACCCAAGGTAATTATCAAAGAGCATGAAGATCCGATAACTCAATCAgaacaaaatgaaattgaatctgCCGCTGAAAGTCAGAGTACTATTAGTACTATTTACAATAGTGCTACCCAATTGCAGTCCGCTTTCAAAATGCAGCACAACATCTTGATGTTTGATTCGGGTAATGATACTGAATCCTCACTGAAAAAAGAAGAATCGGTATGGGAGGATATTCCGCTAGACGATGATGACAGAATTGAAGCGGAAAGATCTTCCCTAGTTGAAGCTGCTCCAGTCATCTCTAAACCATCCCATAACTTTGTGCTCCGAATCATCCTTCCTTACTACTTTCGCATTATTCATGCTTTGAACACGTTCATGTCAGTTGGAGAGAACGGTACACCTCAGAACGAGTTGACGGGCTATGACAGCACTGGGCCTTCCACCTCTAACATGAATAGATTCTGCTCAGTGACCGTGGGAGACGGTCAGCTGGGAGACCTCGGGAGACAGGGAGACGATCGCCAGCAATCCACCATTGTTTCTATCAGCGACGATGCTCTCCAGGGACCAACTCTCCTCCAGGGACCCATCTTTTCTTGGATACCAGAAGTATGCCACTCATTGTGTCTGTATGCTTTCACGAAGCCAGACGGCGGAAACATCGAATCAAGATGTGTTGACATGGCCATCAATGTCCTCGCCTTGATTCTGGCTGGAAAAATCGTCGTTATAATCATGTGTATCATGATTCTATTCCACCAAGCAATGAAGGAGGCTGGCCATTAA